In Candidatus Tanganyikabacteria bacterium, the DNA window TCCTCCTGGGGCTTCTCGCCCTCGTGGCACTGGTCTCTTCCGCGGCCTCCGTGCCGCGGCCCCATTGAAGCGCCGGCCGCCCGAAGACGCACCCGCCTTTGACGAGCTCTTCCGCGGCCTCCGTGCCGCGGCCCCATTGAAGCATGGGCAAGAGCCCCCAGCCCGGGCCGTACGAGTTGCCTCTTCCGGGGCCTCCGCCTTGCGGCGCCACGGGGCCGAAATGTTAACTGGGCGCCGCCTTACGGGGTGCTTATGTTTCGCGTTAACACTTCGGCCCGGATGTGGATCTGCCGGTCGACCAGCGGCTTGAGCAACGCTCGCGCGGCGGCATAGGTCAGGCTCATCGGGGAGGAGGATACCCGCGATCCTGCCGAGATCCAGCAAGCGCGGGATCGGCGCCGATCTAGCGGTGGCCTGATCGGCGCCCGAGGGCCTTCACCGCCCCCTGCGGCGGCTTGCTGGGAGGCCGGACCGGCCCCCTGGGCAGCGGCGGCGCCTTCGGGCCGCCATGGGGGCTTTCGGCCGGCGGGGCCTCGCTCGCGTCGTCGGTAGCGGCGCGCGCATGCATGGCCGGTGTGGC includes these proteins:
- a CDS encoding SEC-C domain-containing protein → MSEHVHGPDCGHGTPVRLGEVGGKEPCPCGSGKKYKHCCYQRDAASTPATPAMHARAATDDASEAPPAESPHGGPKAPPLPRGPVRPPSKPPQGAVKALGRRSGHR